DNA from Lactobacillus sp. ESL0791:
AAACCCCGGCAGGTCTTATTGCCTCCAGAAAAAGACAGTGGCAAACAATAAAGTTTTAAGAAATTTATAGATAGCATAATTTGCACTTAATTTAAGTGTAATTAATGGTAAAATGATTTTATAAAGGCTTAAGACTAGAGGAATGTGGTTGATGAAAAGAGCAATCGTTTTTGGTGCAACTGGCGGGATCGGCAGGGCAATTTGTTCTGACCTAGCAGCAGATGGCTGGTCGCTTTACCTTCATTGCAATCAAAAGTGGGATGAAGCAGTAAAAATGGGTCGCGAGTTGATGTGCAGCTACCCTCAGCAGGATTTTATCCCGGTTAAACTGGATTTTGCAGTTAGCGATACGGACTTACTGGCTTTTACTAAAAATTTATTAACTATCAATGCAGCTGTTTTTGCTCAGGGAATTACGGATTATAATTTTATTGCCGACCAAAAGATGGCAGTGATTGAACAGATTATTCAGACTAATCTGCTTGTTCCAATTAAGCTGACGCATTTGCTGGAATCGGTCTTGGTTAAAAATGATTTTAGCCGCATTGTTTATCTGGGATCCGTGTATGGCGGTGAAGGCAGTGCCCTTGAGGCAGTTTACAGTGCCAGCAAAGCTGGCTTAACGAGGTTTAGCCAGGCATATGCGCGTGAGGTAGCGTCAACCAATCTGACGGTAAATGTTGTTGCGCCGGGGGCAGTCAAGACACCGATGAACGAGATCTTTTCCAGTGAAACAATGCAAGAAGTAAAAGAAGAAATTCCTGCGGGTCGCTTAGCTGAGACAACAGATATTTCTTTTTGGGTCAAGACCATTCTTTCCCCAAGCAGCGGTTATCTTACAGGACAAACAATTTATGTTAGCGGCGGCTGGCTTTTATAGTAAATATAAGTGATAAAATGTTATACTCTATATAATAATAAAAATATGAAGAGGTAGTTATGGCAGATATCGGAGATAAATTACGCAGTGCTCGAGAGGCAAAGGGACTCTCGCTTGCGGACATTGAAAAGGCAACAAAAATTCAAAGCAGATACCTAAGTGCGATTGAACAGGACGATTTTGATAAGCTTCCCGGCGACTTTTATGTACGTGCATTTATCAGGCAGTACGCCCAGATCGTGGGTCTTGATGGCAAAGAGCTGCTCAGTGAATATCGTGAGGATGTCCCTAAAGCAGAACCAGACGAGTATGTCGAAGAGTCAATCGACAATAAGAGTAAAGAGGTGCAGAAGAAGGCCAGTCCTAAGCGCCGCTTGTGGAAAAATTATCTTCCGCGGATTGTTATTGGACTGGCGGTGATTGTCGTTGTCCTAGTTGGTTATGCTTTGTATGCTCATAGCATGGCTAACCAGCAAAGTCATAAGCCTGAAAATAATGATGTGACAGTTGCTTCACAGAATAAGACTCCGAAAAAGAAGGAAAAAAAGGAAAAAAAGAAGGTTATCAAGAAAAATCCGGTTAAGATTCACCGCTTGGCCAGCAATCAGTTTCGGGTAACCGGTTTGAAGAATAACCGGCGCTTAGTTGTTCGTGCGGGTCAGCAGGCAGTAACGGTAACAGTTGCAGTCAATGGGATTACACGCTGGAGTCAAACACTAGCTGCGGCTCAAAAGCACACAATGGATCTTCCGGCCGACGCCCAAAATTTTGTTGTTACCTTTAGTAACGCTTTAGGCACTGCAATTACAGTTGGCGGCCGCAAAGTGCCGTACGATAATCTTAATAGCTCTTTGTCTCTAACATTTTTACTCGGAAATGCGCAGCATCAACAAGCGACACAAAATAATCACACTAACACCCAGACCAACCAAAATAATACAAATACGACAAATAGCAATACTGGAACTACTAATTCGCAAAACAAACAGAATAATAGCAGTAGTCAAACGCAGCACAGCAATAATTCGCAGCATAGCCAGTCAACGCAGAATAATAGTCAGCACAACCAAAACAATTCACATTCCGACAATTCTAGCAATTCTTCCACTGATAACAATAACGGTCAAAGTGGGCAAGACAGTCACGATGATGGAAAAAGTGATAATGACAGCAATGGGCAATAGATAGGAGAAATAGTTAAGAATGAATTTACCTAATAAATTAACGGTTTTTAGAATATTTTTGATACCAGTGTTTGCGCTGATTGTGATTTTTGGGGGTAATGCCCATGTACAGGTAGCTGGAACGACAGTTTACTGGAAATTGGTAGTTGCAGCGGTTGTGTTTGCTGGAGCTTCGGCCACCGATTGGTTTGATGGGCATATCGCGCGTTCACGCAACATGGTAACAAACTTTGGTAAATTTGCCGACCCGCTAGCCGATAAGATGCTAACGATGACCGCCTTTATTTTCCTGATTTCGTTGAATTTAGCTCCTGCTTGGATAGTGGCAATCATTGTCTGCCGTGAGCTTGCCGTAACGGGCTTGCGCCTGATTTTAGCCGAAAATAAGGGTCAGGTGATGGCTGCTAAAATGCCAGGGAAGATAAAAACGACCTGTCAGATGTTGTCGATTATCTTTTTGCTAATTGGTGATTTTTACCATATTGGTACCATTTTGCTTTATCTGGCATTAATCTTTACCATTTACTCCGGCTATGATTATTTCCATCAATCATGGGGTGTTTTCAAGGGTTCGATGTAAGAAAGTACTAAGCAGTTAGTGCTTTTTTTATTCAAAAATTTATTTTTAGCAATTACTAGCAAAAAATAATGGATGTTTTTGCGTACATAGTAAAGAACAGTAAGATCTGTAAACATCTGTTCGCTTTAATCTTGCAATCCTGCCGTTAAGCAAAGTATAATTATAAAATGTAAGTTACTAGGAGGTAAAACGCTTGGTCAAAGAAGAAAAAGACGAAAAAAAAGAGGCTTTAGCGAAAGCACTTAAAAAAATAGAAAAGAATTTTGGCAAAGGTGCGGTTATGCGCATGGGCGATAAGGCCGATACCAAAATTTCGACGGTGCCAACAGGCTCACTTGCACTTGATGCAGCGCTTGGTGTTGGCGGATATCCGCGCGGGCGTATCATTGAAATTTATGGTCCAGAGTCTTCTGGTAAAACAACGGTTGCTTTGCACGCGGTTGCAGAAGTACAGAAGCGGGGCGGCACAGCAGCCTACATTGATGCAGAAAATGCCATGGATCCGGCTTATGCCGAGGCTTTAGGTGTTGATGTAGATGCATTGATTTTGTCGCAGCCGAATACTGGTGAGGAGGGCCTGCAGATTGCTGACACGCTGATTGCCAGCGGTGCAATTGATATCTTGGTTGTCGACTCTGTTGCCGCTCTGGTTCCCCAAGCGGAAATTGACGGTGAAATGGGTGACGCACACGTTGGTCTGCAGGCGCGATTGATGAGCCAGGCTTTGCGTAAACTGTCGGGAAATATATCTAAAACTAAGACAATTGCCATTTTTATCAACCAAATCCGGGAAAAAGTTGGCGTAATGTTTGGCAATCCGGAAACGACCCCGGGCGGACGTGCATTAAAATTTTATGCAACAATCCGTTTAGAAATTAGGCGTGCCGAAAAGATTAAACAGGGGACCGATTTTATCGGTAACCGGGTCAAGATCAAAGTTGTAAAAAACAAGGTGGCACCGCCGTTTAAGGTAGCCGAGGTCGACATGATGTATGGCAAGGGCATCTCTCAAAGTGGGGAGTTGCTTGATATGGCTGTCGATAAGGATATTGTTGCCAAGGCCGGGTCGTGGTATTCTTATGATGGCGAACGCATCGGTCAGGGACGTGAAAATGCCAAGCAGTACATTGAGGAACACCAAGATATTTATCAGGATATTCAGGAAAAAGTGCGGTCATCGTTTGGGATTGATGAAAAGTCAGTTGCTGATCGCGAAGATCCAGAAAAAGTTAAAGAAAAAAATGAAGGTGAACCAGCTTCTGATAAAAAAGAAGCTGACAGCAAAAGTAAAAAAGATTGAGGAAATTGATCTGGACCTTGGAATTTGATTTCAAGGTTTTTTTTGTCTTAATTGACATGAGCAGTCAGGTTCTTTATCATAATAGTGTGTTAATAATTTGAAAAAAGGCGATAGAATCATGATAAATGAAGTTTTGATTCCCGTCGCAACTGCTATTATTTTAATTTTACTAAGTTTTTGCTTGGGTTATGGCACCCGAAAAAACATCTGGGAAAAGCAAGTGCATAATGCAAAAAATAATGCTGACCAGATTTTAACTGATGCTAGAGTACACGTAGCTGCCGCCAAAGCCGAAGTCAAGGCACAAAAGCAAGCGGCCGCAGCTCTAAAGCAAAGCGCACAAAATACTAAGAAAGAAAAAATTCTCGAAGCTCAAGAAAAAATTCAGGATTACCGGCAAAAAGTTGAGGATGAGCTGAGTGTTAAACGCGATAATATTTCTCGTGACAACAATCGTCTTCAGCAGCGTGAGGATAATCTTGACCATAAAAATTCATTATTGGATGAACGTGAGAATGAACTTTCGCAAAAAGAAAAACAATTGAAACAGCAGCAGGCTGATTTAACGAAAAAAGCAACCGTTGCTGACGAATTGGTTAAGGAAAGACAGCAGAAGCTTTATGAAGTTGCTAATTTAAATCAAGAACAGGCAAAGAAGCTGGTTTTAAGTCAATTATCTGACGAATTGGTTAATGAGCGTGCGGAAATGATTAAAAGCAGCAATGAAGAGGTCAAAGCCAAGGCTGATCATTACGCTCATAAAGTAATAATTGATGCTATTCAGAGCAGTTCTGCAGATACGGTGGCTGAGTCCACGGTATCGGTAGTTGATCTGCCAAACGAAGAAATGAAGGGGCGGATTATTGGCCGTGAAGGACGCAATATTCGTTCATTTGAAGCTTTGACTGGGGTTGATTTGATTATTGATGATACTCCCAAAGTGGTTACATTAAGCGGCTTTGATGCAATTAGACGTGAAATCGCCAAACGGGCAATGGAGCGCTTGATTAAGGATGGCCGGATACACCCGGCCCGCATTGAAGAAATGGTCGATAAGGCCAGAAAAGAAGTTAATGATGACATTTATGAGGCTGGTGAGAGTGCCTTAATGGAATTGGGAATTCATAAGATGAATCCTGAGCTAGTTAAGATACTCGGCCGGCTCAAGTATCGGACTTCTTATGGGCAAAATGTTTTAGCACATTCAATTGAAGTGGCCAAACTGGCAGGTACAATGGCTGCTGAGCTTGGCTTAAATGAAAAATTAGCAGTTCGCGCGGGATTATTACACGATATTGGTAAAGCAGTTGATCATGATATTGAAGGCTCACACGTTGAAATCGGTGTGGAATTAACACGAAAATATCATGAATCAGATGTAATTGTAAATGCAATTGCAGCGCATCATGGCGATGTGCCGAAATTATCGTTTATTGCTGAACTTGTTGTTGCAGCAGATACGATTTCCTCGGCACGTCCGGGTGCAAGAAGTGAAAGCCTAGAAAATTATATTAGGCGGTTAACTGAATTGGAACAGATTGCCAAGCGCTATAAGGGCGTTAAGCAAGCATACGCAATTCAGGCAGGACGTGAAGTTCGGGTAATGGTTGAACCAGATGAAATTTCGGACAACCGAATTACTGTTTTAGCACGTGATATTCGAAATCAGGTTGAAAAGGAGCTTGATTACCCGGGAAATATTAAGATTACTGTTATTCGGGAAAAACGTGTTGTTACAATTGCAAAATAATAAAAAAGTTGGATTTTGAAAAATTCAGCTTTTTTATTTTGCTAAAATTTTTGGCGTGTTTGAACATAAAATGACGTCAGCAACTATATTTTGCTAAAATGAAAGGGAATACAATAGCAAGCGAAAGGAGGACAACAGTGAATAAGGATTCTGGGGAAGAATTGAATAAATCTCTGCTTAGCCTAGGCTACCCTTTTAATTCTATTTTGAAAAATACAGATTTGTCTAAGGCTGACGATTTTAGTTTTGTTTGGAATAAGGTTGCTAATTCTTTTGCGTTATTTGATAAGTATGCTAATGATACACAACTGTTGACTTGTAGCGATGCCAGCAAGATCTATAAATTTGTTCCATCTTTTTTGGCGGCGTTATCAAGTAAAAATGGTTTACAAGCTGTGACGCGCCTAGCAAACTATGAACAATTAGTTGGTCCAATTGTGATTGGCACTTTTGAGGAAGGGATAGATTTAAGAATTCACATTAGCTATCTTGATAATTATCGCAAAAATTCGCGTTTTAGCTTACTTGTTGATCAACTTTCGCTAGTTAGTTTGCTTAGGACCGGAACCAATTTAAATATTATTCCTAAGGCAATTGGGAGTAAATTTGATTATGGTTCGCAAATCATTAAATATTTGCAGATTAAACCGCGGAAAAGTGCAGATAATTATCTTGTTTTTGAGAAAAAAGATTTATTAAAAGGATTTGTTACAACTAATGAGATTATTTGGAATGTTATGCAGCCAGGTTTACAAAAATATATTGAAAAGGCGAGCGTTAAACCTCCGTTTTCAGTTGCAGTTCAAAATAACTTGTTTCATTTGATTGTAAGTGGCAGATTTCAGTTGACAGATCTAGCTGACTCAATGAAAATGTCACCACGAACGATTCAAAGATGGCTAAAAAAAGAAGGAACTAATTTTAAGGAGCAATTAAATTTTGTAAAAAAGGTTTTGGCATTAAATTTGTTGCAGGATCCTGATTTAAGCACTGCAGAAATAAGTTTTTTGGTTGGGTTTAATTGTGTTAGTTCATTTTATAAATCATTTAAAAAATGGACTGGAAAAACTGTTTTAAACTATAGACACCAAATTATTTTAAATAAAAATATGAAAAAAGCAGTTTCCGAATAATTAAGTAAATGAGTTAGGAAAGGATTAATAATTATGATTGTGAATAATAAAATATCATGGGATGCAAATTATGACGTGATTGTGATCGGATTTGGTGGTGCTGGTGCAACTGCTGCACGTTTCGCGGCAGATAAAAATGCTAAAGTTTTACTGATCGATCGTGCACCAGAAGGTCACGAAGGCGGTAATACACGTTACAGTGGACAAATTGTTGAAGCTGGTTATGATTTTGCCAAACTAAAAAAATATTATCAACAAATGACAGCACCTTTAGATTTAGACGAAAAAGTTTTGGATAAATATATTTCTGGAATGGTAGAACTGCCTGAATATTTTGAAAAGTATTTGGGTAAAAAGGCTTTTAGTGTAAGAAAAAATCCAGATAATAAAAATGTGGCATTATTAGCTTATATGGCAGTTGAATATCCGGAATTTGCAGGTGCGGACACGAGTGATGATTTGTTAGTGCATGATCGGATCTTTGACGCTGCTTTATGGAAAATTTTACGCCAAAATGTGCTGGACCGTAAAAACAAAATTGATGTTCTTTATGATACTCCGGCTAAACATTTACTTCAGGCTGAAGACAGGACAATTTTGGGTGTTCAAATTGAGAATAACGGCAAAGAATTTAATGTCAAAGCAAATAATGGTGTTGTAATGGCACTTGGTGGCTTTGAAAATAATGAGCAAATGATCCAAGACTATTTAGGAGAAACCAATTTATTACCATACGGTACTCTATATAATAATGGTGACGGAATTAAAATGGCGATTGAAGTAGGTGCAGATTTGTGGCACATGAATAATTATGAGCCAGGCGGTTCTGTTAACTTTGCTGCTAACAAGGGTGAAAGAGCATATAGCATAATGGGTTGGAGTGCACTGTTTAGTGGATCACTAATTACGATTGGCGATGATGGCACCCGTTATGTTCCTGAAGATGATGCTACTAGGCATGGTCATCGTTATAATCATGGTATTTGGCGGATACCGTTAGCACAGGTTCACCCTCATATGATTTTTGACCAAAAGAAATACGATGAATTGATGGATTCTAATAATGCAGATTTTCAAAAGCAAATAATGTCCAAAGTGATAAAATCTGATTCAATTGAAGGCTTAGCAGAAAAAATTGCCGTTAAGCCTGAAGTATTGAGAAAAACGATTGAAGAGTACAATTTCTTTGTTGATCAAGGCGTTGATTATCAATGTGGCAGAAGCCCTAAGACAATGACCAAGATTTCAATGACTGGTCCGTTTTATGCTTTGGCGCAGCAACATACCATGCTGAATACACAGGGTGGACCGCGTCGTAACGAGAATGCAGAAATTTTGGATACCGAGCAAAAAGTTATTCCGCATCTGTATGGTGCTGGAGAATTAGGCCATATTGGTGCTAACCAATATAATGGCGGTGGAGATGTGGCTGATTGCTTAATCTTTGGTAAAATTGCGGGTGAAAATGCTGCTAAAGTGAAAGAAGCTGATGCAGTTAGTGCTGCTAGCGAAACTAAATCTTGGCAAAATGCTGACTTCCCAGCTTCGGATTTGAATGAAAAGACCTATGCAACAACTGAAAATCAATATATAGGCAAGTCAACTAGCGGCATGGGCAATGAAATTGTAGTTCGGATTACGGTTGATGACGGAAAACAGTTGAAGAATATTGAAATTTTACAAGAAAGTGAATCACCAGATTATGGTGAAAAAGCTTTAAAGCAATTGCAAAAAGAAATGCTTGAAAAAAACACAAGCGATGTAGATGTTGTTTCCGGGGCTTCATCGACTAGTCGGGCATTTAAGGAAGCAGTTGCTAGTGCATTAGAAAAAGCAAATAAGTAAGTAAATTAAGTGTAAGATAATAAAAAAGTTGGATTTTAAGATCCAGCTTTTTGTTTTGGTCATATTTGTGCATTTTTTCAACAGCTTGTATAATTAGGGGCAAGTAAGTTAAAGAAAGCAGATCTTATGTTTAAAATTATCGTTGAATTATTCTTTCTGGTTATTATTCAAGTGGCAATTACCCCTTTTATCCGCCGCCTTGCCTTTGTTTTGGGAGCAGTTGACGATCCCAATGCTCGCCGGGTTAACAAAAGTCCGATGCCAACGCTAGGCGGATTAGGCATTTTTGTGACGTTTAACATTGGCGTCTTTGTTCTCTTGCGGGAGCAATTTCCCACCCACGAAGCTTTTTCAATTTTGCTGGCATCCAGTGTGATTGTGCTTACGGGAATAATTGATGATATTATGGAGCTTAAGCCCAAGCAAAAAATGTTTGGCATCTTTGTTGCTGCCCTGATTATTTACTTTTTGGCCGGGATCAGGATGAATGTACTTAATTTGCCGTTTGTGAAGCACCCAATTGATTTGGGCTGGTGGAGCCTGCCGATTACCATTTTTTGGATTTTGGCTCTGACCAACGCCGTTAATTTGATTGATGGCCTGGATGGCTTGGCCGACGGTGTGGCCATGATTTCACTCACAACAATGGGAATTGTTGGCTACTTTTTTCTCCATACCAAGCAGCTATATATCCCAATTGCCTGTTTCATGCTGGCGGCCTGTCTGCTGGGCTTTTTACCCTATAATTTTCATCCCGCAAAAATCTTTTTGGGTGATACAGGTGCTCTCTATATCGGTTTCATGATCGCAGTTCTTTCGTTAAAAGGTCTGAAAAATGTAACTTTTATTTCGCTGCTGATTCCGATTATTATTTTGGGTGTACCAATTACCGATACAATTTACGCGATGATCCGCCGGAAACTAAATAACCGTCCCGTCTCACAAGCGGATAAGCATCACTTGCACCACCAATTGATGCGGATGGGGCTAACCCACCGGCAAACTGTGCTGACTATTTATGCGCTATCGCTAATTTTTTCCTTTATCTCGCTTTTGTTCCTGCTTTCGCCGGTATGGGGAACATGGTTATTAGCAATTGGATTGCTGTTTGCCCTCGAATTCTTTGTTGAATCGATTGGCTTGTTGGGTGAAAAATATAAGCCGCTCCTGCATTTGGCGCAAAAAATAATCAGCGCCCGCAGCGCCAAGGATCCAACAGTTGAAGTGTGGCATTTGGGTGAAGAAAAGCCGAACCAATTAAAGAAAAAAGACAATAAGTAAAAAGTCGCAACTGAAGCTGCGACTTTTTACTTGTCGTGATAATTGTGTTCTTTCACGGGCAGCTCATTATAGCGCTTTTCACCGTTACTAAAGTTGACCTGACCTGCAAGCAGGTCGGTAAGTGCTTTTTTAGTAGCGTTTTGCTCATCATAATCAAGAAAGATATGCAGAGCGACATCGGTGCCGTAGTCGACCTTTTTTATATAGATTTTTTGCTGCGTTAAAAAATGATTTACCTCATCAAAACGATTATAAGCAAGGTGAAAAATTATTTCCTGCTGCAGCACTCGCTTGACGACGCCAATGTGCTCGGCTGCCTGGGTGACGCTGTTGGAATAAGCCCTGATGAGACCACCGGCACCGAGTTTGATCCCGCCAAAATAACGGGTCACCACGACGGTAACATTGCGCAGGTTCATTAATTCCAGTGCTTTTAATTCGGGAACACCAGCGGTTCCAGAGGGTTCACCGTTGTCACTGGCTTTAACTTGTTCATTGTTAGGGCCAACAACGTAAGCGTAGGTATTATGAGTTGCATCATGATATTTTTTGGTTATTTCTTGAATAAAGGCATTGGCCTCGACCACAGTCTGGGTTCTTGCACAGCTGGCGATGAATCTGCTCTTTTTGATAATGAGTTCATGGCTGCCGCTTTCTTTAATGGTTAAATAATTTTCTTGTTCTGCCAAAATTTTTACCTCTTTTTACGTATTTCTCTTTGGAGGGTTGCGATGAAAAATCTAACTTTACTAGCTGGCCGTCAATGGCCGGCTGAACAAGGGCATTCTAGCATACTTGCTGCGGCTACCCAAGTTAATATTATTGAAAATGGTCGCTGTCAGCGCTGCGGTGCTTTTGTTTCAGCCAAATTACCTAACGGCAAGCTTTACTGCCGTGCCTGCATTGGTATTGGCCGTGCTGTTGAAGGCAACGTGCTTGTCCGTTATCTGGGTCATGCTGAATTTCCTAAGCAAAAAAATGGCGGGTTAACGTGGTCTGGGCACTTAACCTCGCAGCAAGAAAAAATTTCGGCTGGTTTGGTCACCAATTTTCTTGAAAAGAAAAACTCTTTGGTTCATGCGGTAACTGGTGCCGGTAAGACAGAGATGCTTTTTCAATTAATTGCTGAATGTATGAAGAATGGGCAGCGTGCCTGCATTGCAACGCCGCGGATTGATGTTGTTAATGAATTATATCCTCGATTCAAAGCAGCTTTTTCTGAGATTAAAATTGGCAAGTATCACGGCCGTGAATTTAAGGAGCCGGACTTAGACCAGCTGACAATTTGTACGACACACCAATTGTTGAAATTTTATCAGGCCTTTGACCTGCTGGTCATTGATGAGGTTGATTCTTTTCCTTATGTGGGGGATCCGCAGCTTCACTTCGGGGCTAAGAATGCAGTCAAAACTTCAGGCGTTAGAGTCTACCTAACTGCCACGCCAACCGCTGACTTGCTGGAAGAAGTGAAACAGAAAAAGTTAAGGTTACTAAAATTAAACCGGCGTTTTCATGGCGGCCTTTTACCGGTTCCGAAAGAAAAATTTTTTTTACGGCCTTTTTTGCAAAAAGAGCGGCTCCATTCCAAACTGCTTTCTGAAATAATCAAAGCAGTAGAGTCAGGGCACCCATTATTGTTATTTGTGCCGCGGATTGAGCAAATTCCTGTCTACTTAGCAGCGTTGCGAAAGGAACACCGGCTGCAAAAAGCGCAGGTAGCAGGTGTTTACGCCGCAGACAAGCAGCGTTTAGAAAAGGTCGCAGCTTTTCGTGAACAAAGACTGCAGATACTAGTTACCACCACGATTTTGGAGCGCGGGGTCACCTTTCCCCATGTATGGGTAATTGTCGTGGCTGCCGACGATGCAATTTATACGACAGCCAGCTTGGTTCAGATTGCTGGTCGGGTTGGCCGTGCGCAGCATGATCCGACCGGCTTGGTTGTGTACTGCTATCATCAGTATACTAAAAATATAAAACTGGCGGTTAGGCAGATTAGGGAGATGAACAGATGACGACTTGTTTGCTTTGCGGCCAGGAGTTTACCGGGCACACCACAATTTTACAAATTTTTTCAGTTAAGAAGAAAAAGCCACCTGTGATTTGTCTGCACTGCCGGCAGCGTTTTACGCCGTTGTCCGGTAACCGCTGTCAAGTTTGTTCGAGGGAATGGGCTGACGGGGATGTCTGCAATGACTGCAGGGCCTGGGGCAAGTTTTATGGAAAAAATCTGTTGTATAATCATTCTTTATATCATTATAACGATGCCTTTCATGATCTGATGGTCAATTATAAACGCTACGGGGATTATGTATTATATGCGGTTTTGCAAGAATTGTGCGGGCAAGAAGTGGCGAAAATTGTCGCTGATTTATATGTGCCAGTCCCAACTTCCCCTGAACACCGGCAAAAACGGCAATTTGATACGGTGAGTGCAATTTACCAAGAACTGGTTCCTCTGACTTTTTTGCTTGATAAGAAGCCGGGCGGCGGTGCGCAAGGTGAGAAAAATAAGCGGGAACGGATGCGGAGCAAACAAAGTTTTATTATCCGCAAAAATGATCTTGCGGCAGATTTTTCTGGGAAAATATTATTGCTGGATGATATTTATACCACTGGCAGAACCCTCTACCACGCACGGGACAAGCTGCTGACGGTTTTCCCCCAGGCAAAGATTTCCAGCTTTTCAATTTGCCGTTAGCTTCTTTCCTTGTTTAGCGCTTCCAGCTTCTGTATAATGAAAGTATAAAGAAAAACAGTAAAGGAGTGTTTTCTATGCTAAAGTACAACGTTCGTGGTGAAAATATTGAAGTAACTGATGCTTTAAGAGAATATGTTG
Protein-coding regions in this window:
- a CDS encoding helicase-related protein, coding for MKNLTLLAGRQWPAEQGHSSILAAATQVNIIENGRCQRCGAFVSAKLPNGKLYCRACIGIGRAVEGNVLVRYLGHAEFPKQKNGGLTWSGHLTSQQEKISAGLVTNFLEKKNSLVHAVTGAGKTEMLFQLIAECMKNGQRACIATPRIDVVNELYPRFKAAFSEIKIGKYHGREFKEPDLDQLTICTTHQLLKFYQAFDLLVIDEVDSFPYVGDPQLHFGAKNAVKTSGVRVYLTATPTADLLEEVKQKKLRLLKLNRRFHGGLLPVPKEKFFLRPFLQKERLHSKLLSEIIKAVESGHPLLLFVPRIEQIPVYLAALRKEHRLQKAQVAGVYAADKQRLEKVAAFREQRLQILVTTTILERGVTFPHVWVIVVAADDAIYTTASLVQIAGRVGRAQHDPTGLVVYCYHQYTKNIKLAVRQIREMNR
- a CDS encoding YigZ family protein; protein product: MAEQENYLTIKESGSHELIIKKSRFIASCARTQTVVEANAFIQEITKKYHDATHNTYAYVVGPNNEQVKASDNGEPSGTAGVPELKALELMNLRNVTVVVTRYFGGIKLGAGGLIRAYSNSVTQAAEHIGVVKRVLQQEIIFHLAYNRFDEVNHFLTQQKIYIKKVDYGTDVALHIFLDYDEQNATKKALTDLLAGQVNFSNGEKRYNELPVKEHNYHDK
- a CDS encoding ComF family protein, whose amino-acid sequence is MTTCLLCGQEFTGHTTILQIFSVKKKKPPVICLHCRQRFTPLSGNRCQVCSREWADGDVCNDCRAWGKFYGKNLLYNHSLYHYNDAFHDLMVNYKRYGDYVLYAVLQELCGQEVAKIVADLYVPVPTSPEHRQKRQFDTVSAIYQELVPLTFLLDKKPGGGAQGEKNKRERMRSKQSFIIRKNDLAADFSGKILLLDDIYTTGRTLYHARDKLLTVFPQAKISSFSICR
- a CDS encoding glycosyltransferase family 4 protein → MFKIIVELFFLVIIQVAITPFIRRLAFVLGAVDDPNARRVNKSPMPTLGGLGIFVTFNIGVFVLLREQFPTHEAFSILLASSVIVLTGIIDDIMELKPKQKMFGIFVAALIIYFLAGIRMNVLNLPFVKHPIDLGWWSLPITIFWILALTNAVNLIDGLDGLADGVAMISLTTMGIVGYFFLHTKQLYIPIACFMLAACLLGFLPYNFHPAKIFLGDTGALYIGFMIAVLSLKGLKNVTFISLLIPIIILGVPITDTIYAMIRRKLNNRPVSQADKHHLHHQLMRMGLTHRQTVLTIYALSLIFSFISLLFLLSPVWGTWLLAIGLLFALEFFVESIGLLGEKYKPLLHLAQKIISARSAKDPTVEVWHLGEEKPNQLKKKDNK